Proteins encoded within one genomic window of Sphingomonas sp. KRR8:
- the mce gene encoding methylmalonyl-CoA epimerase produces the protein MKLGCLNHVGVATPSIERSLERYRTLLGAEPHGDPFDLPAQGVRVCFVDAPNSQIELIEPLGPESPIAKFLEKNPEGGQHHVCFEVDDIDAARAHFEGLNVRILGPTRIGAHGTPIFFVHPKDMGGVLTEFMESPRQAH, from the coding sequence ATGAAACTCGGCTGCCTGAACCATGTCGGGGTCGCCACCCCGTCGATCGAGCGCAGCCTGGAGCGTTATCGTACGCTTCTCGGCGCGGAACCGCATGGCGACCCGTTCGACTTGCCCGCGCAGGGTGTGCGCGTCTGCTTTGTCGACGCGCCCAACAGCCAGATCGAGCTGATCGAGCCGCTCGGCCCCGAGAGTCCGATCGCCAAGTTTCTGGAGAAGAACCCAGAGGGCGGTCAGCATCATGTCTGTTTCGAGGTCGACGACATCGACGCCGCGCGCGCCCACTTCGAGGGTCTGAACGTTCGCATCCTCGGGCCGACCCGCATCGGCGCGCACGGCACGCCGATCTTCTTCGTGCATCCCAAGGACATGGGCGGCGTGCTCACCGAGTTCATGGAGTCACCGCGCCAGGCGCACTGA
- the phaC gene encoding class I poly(R)-hydroxyalkanoic acid synthase, which produces MTDSASPTPPFPTLEDWQHWTLVMGRAQQMLMEAWAEGLKQGQPLPGVKPPAAPADPMAFLTAGAAAWSKGLEAWGQLLATTQAATNQKDKRFAAPEWRDNPLFDTIRQSYLAISDQLLRGVEQIDGLDDAAQQRLRFTTKAFIDAMSPSNFALTNPLVLKKTIETRGDNLLNGLKHMLDDLKAGQLTQTAKGAFEVGRNLATTPGKVVRETPLYQLIQYTPTTEKVLGTPLVIFPPWINRFYILDLTPEKSFVRWCVEHGITLFMVSWKSADETIKDITLDDYVLRGQINAIDTIRDLLGVESVHTIGYCVAGTTLAATLAYLAAKGEATKVKSATFFTAQVDFTQAGDLKLFLGDETMALLEQLSAKTGIVDGRVMASTFNLLRGRDLIWNYVVGNYLLGEEPAPFDLLHWNSDVTNLPAGWHRDYLETLYRGNQLAQGKVAVAGTPVDLGKVETPCYIQAGREDHIAPPESVWKIMDHFRGKKRFVLAGSGHIAGVVNPPSAMKYQYWVNDTDAATLDEFVQGAEEHKGSWWPDWLQWLKAQDPSEVEAKGARLPGKGKLKAIEDAPGRYVKTR; this is translated from the coding sequence ATGACGGACAGCGCCAGCCCCACCCCGCCCTTCCCCACGCTCGAGGATTGGCAGCACTGGACGCTGGTGATGGGCCGGGCACAGCAGATGCTGATGGAGGCGTGGGCCGAGGGGCTGAAGCAGGGCCAGCCGCTGCCGGGGGTGAAGCCGCCCGCCGCGCCCGCCGACCCGATGGCGTTCCTGACCGCGGGCGCGGCCGCCTGGAGCAAGGGCCTGGAAGCCTGGGGACAGTTGCTGGCGACCACGCAGGCGGCGACCAACCAGAAGGACAAGCGCTTCGCCGCGCCGGAATGGCGCGACAACCCGCTGTTCGACACCATCCGCCAGAGCTACCTCGCCATTTCCGACCAGCTGCTGCGCGGCGTCGAGCAGATCGATGGACTCGACGATGCGGCGCAGCAGCGGCTGCGGTTCACGACCAAGGCTTTCATTGATGCGATGAGCCCGTCCAACTTCGCGCTAACCAATCCGCTGGTGCTGAAGAAGACCATCGAAACGCGCGGCGACAATCTGCTGAACGGGCTCAAGCACATGCTTGATGACCTGAAGGCGGGCCAGCTGACGCAGACCGCCAAGGGCGCGTTCGAAGTCGGGCGCAACCTGGCGACCACTCCGGGCAAGGTGGTCAGGGAAACGCCGCTCTACCAGCTCATCCAGTATACGCCGACGACGGAGAAGGTGCTGGGCACGCCGCTGGTGATCTTCCCGCCGTGGATCAACCGCTTCTACATTCTCGACCTGACGCCGGAAAAAAGCTTCGTCCGCTGGTGCGTCGAACACGGCATCACGCTGTTCATGGTCAGCTGGAAGTCGGCCGACGAGACGATCAAGGACATAACGCTCGACGACTATGTGCTGCGCGGTCAGATCAATGCCATCGACACCATCCGCGACCTGCTCGGCGTCGAGAGCGTGCACACCATCGGCTATTGCGTGGCGGGGACGACGCTGGCCGCCACCCTCGCTTATCTCGCCGCGAAGGGCGAGGCCACGAAGGTGAAGAGCGCGACCTTCTTTACCGCACAGGTGGATTTCACGCAGGCCGGCGACCTTAAGCTGTTCCTGGGTGACGAGACGATGGCGCTGCTTGAGCAGCTGTCCGCCAAGACGGGGATCGTGGACGGCCGCGTGATGGCCAGCACCTTCAACCTGCTGCGCGGCCGCGACCTCATCTGGAATTATGTCGTGGGCAACTACCTGCTGGGCGAGGAGCCGGCGCCGTTCGACCTGCTGCACTGGAACAGCGACGTTACCAACCTGCCCGCGGGCTGGCACCGCGACTATCTCGAGACGCTGTATCGCGGGAACCAGTTAGCACAGGGCAAGGTGGCGGTGGCGGGAACGCCGGTCGACCTCGGGAAGGTCGAGACGCCCTGCTACATTCAGGCCGGGCGCGAGGACCATATCGCCCCGCCCGAAAGCGTGTGGAAGATCATGGACCACTTCCGCGGCAAGAAGCGCTTCGTGCTGGCGGGATCGGGGCATATCGCCGGGGTGGTGAACCCGCCGTCCGCGATGAAGTATCAGTATTGGGTCAATGACACCGACGCGGCGACGCTGGACGAGTTCGTCCAAGGCGCGGAGGAGCATAAGGGCAGCTGGTGGCCGGACTGGCTTCAGTGGCTGAAAGCGCAGGACCCGAGCGAAGTCGAGGCCAAGGGCGCACGCCTGCCGGGCAAGGGCAAGCTCAAGGCGATCGAGGACGCGCCGGGACGCTACGTGAAGACGCGCTGA
- a CDS encoding trimeric intracellular cation channel family protein: protein MAPALPTPTLPQALVLLDYFGIAVFAISGALLAAEKRQTLVTFIFFAVVTGVGGGTLRDLLIGAPVFWVHTNAMLLICMGAAFAVWVVRSRHFSERALLWFDALGLGAYATYGAAKATAWGVAPVPAFAMGVLTACAGGIIRDVLAGQPSILMRPELYVTAAALSSGLFVGLALLGLPLPLAALAAASAGFALRGLAIARGWSLPAYPG, encoded by the coding sequence ATGGCTCCCGCGCTCCCCACGCCGACTCTGCCGCAGGCGTTGGTCCTGCTCGATTATTTCGGCATCGCCGTTTTCGCGATTTCGGGCGCGCTGCTTGCCGCGGAGAAGCGCCAGACGCTCGTCACCTTCATCTTCTTCGCGGTGGTGACCGGCGTTGGCGGGGGCACCTTGCGCGACCTGCTGATCGGCGCGCCGGTGTTCTGGGTGCATACCAACGCCATGCTGCTGATCTGCATGGGCGCGGCGTTCGCGGTGTGGGTCGTCCGAAGTCGGCACTTCTCGGAGCGGGCTCTCCTCTGGTTCGACGCGCTCGGCCTTGGGGCATACGCGACCTATGGCGCGGCCAAGGCGACCGCCTGGGGCGTCGCGCCGGTGCCCGCTTTCGCCATGGGCGTGCTCACCGCCTGCGCCGGCGGTATCATTCGCGACGTGCTGGCGGGCCAGCCATCCATCCTGATGCGGCCGGAACTGTATGTGACCGCCGCGGCGCTCAGTTCCGGCCTGTTCGTCGGCCTCGCCTTGCTTGGCTTGCCGCTACCGCTGGCCGCGCTCGCCGCGGCCTCCGCGGGCTTCGCGCTGCGCGGCCTCGCCATCGCTCGGGGCTGGAGCTTGCCCGCTTACCCCGGCTGA
- a CDS encoding LL-diaminopimelate aminotransferase, with protein MDTDFYRIRRLPPYVFAEVNAMKAAARARGEDIVDLGMGNPDGAPPRHVVAKLAEVAASPSAHGYSASRGIPGLRKAQAAYYERRFGVTLDPDKEIIVTLGSKEGLANLAQAITAPGDVVLAPNPSYPIHSFGFIIAGAAIRSIPAAPGEDFFERLRLAMRYTVPRPKVLVIGYPSNPTAYVADKPFYERLVAFAREHGIWIISDLAYAEIYFGEEPTPSILAVEGAKDVAVEFTSMSKTYSMAGWRIGFAVGNPILIEALARVKSYLDYGAFTPVQAAAVAALNGPQDCVAANRALYKKRRDVLVESFGRAGWDIPVPQASMFAWAPIPDRFRAAGSMAFAKDLLTKAGVAVAPGVGFGEEGEGFVRIALVENEQRLRQAARGVKKLLASR; from the coding sequence ATGGACACCGACTTCTACCGAATCCGCCGGCTACCGCCCTACGTCTTCGCCGAGGTGAATGCGATGAAGGCCGCCGCGCGGGCGCGGGGAGAGGACATCGTCGACCTCGGCATGGGCAATCCTGATGGCGCCCCTCCCCGACACGTCGTCGCCAAGCTGGCCGAAGTCGCCGCCAGCCCGAGCGCCCACGGCTATAGCGCCAGCCGCGGCATACCCGGCCTCCGCAAGGCCCAGGCCGCTTATTATGAGCGTCGTTTCGGGGTGACCCTCGATCCTGACAAGGAGATCATCGTCACCCTGGGCTCCAAGGAAGGCCTCGCCAATCTCGCGCAGGCGATCACTGCGCCCGGTGACGTGGTGTTGGCGCCTAACCCCTCTTATCCTATTCACAGCTTCGGCTTCATTATCGCCGGCGCGGCGATCCGCTCCATCCCCGCCGCACCGGGCGAGGACTTCTTCGAGCGCCTCCGCCTCGCCATGCGCTACACCGTGCCGCGCCCCAAGGTGCTGGTGATCGGCTATCCCTCCAACCCGACCGCCTACGTCGCCGACAAGCCCTTCTACGAGCGGCTGGTCGCCTTCGCGCGCGAGCACGGGATCTGGATCATCTCGGACCTCGCTTACGCCGAGATCTACTTCGGGGAGGAGCCGACCCCGTCGATCCTAGCGGTCGAAGGGGCAAAGGACGTGGCGGTCGAGTTCACCTCCATGTCCAAGACCTATTCGATGGCCGGCTGGCGAATCGGCTTCGCAGTCGGCAATCCCATTCTGATCGAGGCGCTCGCGAGGGTGAAGTCCTACCTCGACTATGGCGCCTTCACGCCGGTGCAGGCCGCTGCCGTCGCTGCCCTGAATGGCCCGCAGGACTGCGTGGCCGCCAACCGCGCGCTCTACAAGAAGCGGCGCGATGTGTTGGTGGAAAGCTTTGGTCGTGCCGGCTGGGACATTCCCGTCCCGCAGGCGAGCATGTTCGCCTGGGCGCCCATCCCCGACCGTTTCCGCGCAGCCGGCAGCATGGCGTTCGCCAAGGATTTGCTGACGAAGGCGGGAGTCGCCGTGGCGCCGGGCGTCGGCTTCGGCGAGGAAGGCGAAGGCTTCGTACGGATCGCGCTGGTCGAGAATGAGCAGCGGCTCCGGCAGGCGGCGCGGGGCGTGAAGAAGCTCCTGGCGAGCCGCTGA
- a CDS encoding DUF885 family protein, with translation MALALVCATTSLEAAVPPPAPSGQTTAAHAGLVALFHDWRTFVRPTIVNGVPDYSASAMARQAAALPEWRRRLAAIDRSGMNVAQANDARFLETEVNALDFFQRVLRPWARDPGFYQTVFAEMSDVPAHEGPSAEPNVDLWQFTYPLSRADDRRLAEALETVPALLSAARVNLASSNAHDLWAYGDRAFTEQAEALAALETGTLSLNDLGGRRTASLAGGSARLRTAVRAARIASEEFAAWIRAEAPRRAGPSGVGKENYNWYLKNVLLSPYDYDQQVMILQRELDRSLASLRLEEIRNRSERPIPEISDPAAYKQVAEAREERLYRLLVGAGFIADRPYYRSALFGQLGDYTPPAQRNFFTHVTALDPLPLSSHQFHWIELARLKFEPHASPIRATPPLFNIYADRSEGFATAMEEILMQAGLYDDEPHGRELVWIMLANRAARGLASLRVQSNEINLAEAGRFHAQWTPRGWSDPNSRLVGFEQLLYLRQPGYGPSYIIGKVQLDELIALQSHAAEMERRPFNLGQAMQRIIASGIVQPALIRSEITESR, from the coding sequence ATGGCGTTGGCCTTGGTGTGTGCAACCACCTCATTGGAGGCGGCAGTACCACCCCCGGCGCCATCCGGGCAGACGACCGCTGCTCATGCAGGACTGGTTGCGCTGTTCCATGACTGGCGGACCTTTGTCCGACCGACAATCGTCAACGGCGTACCGGACTATTCGGCGTCGGCGATGGCCCGGCAGGCTGCCGCCCTTCCAGAGTGGCGAAGGCGCCTTGCGGCAATCGATCGCAGCGGCATGAACGTCGCGCAGGCAAATGACGCCCGCTTTCTGGAGACGGAAGTAAACGCCCTGGATTTCTTCCAGCGCGTGCTTCGTCCGTGGGCCCGTGACCCGGGCTTCTACCAAACGGTCTTCGCCGAAATGAGCGACGTTCCGGCCCATGAAGGCCCTTCGGCCGAACCTAACGTCGACCTTTGGCAATTCACCTACCCGCTTAGCCGCGCCGACGATCGCCGGCTGGCGGAAGCGCTGGAGACAGTGCCTGCTTTGCTTTCCGCAGCCCGCGTCAATCTGGCGTCGAGCAACGCTCATGACTTGTGGGCCTACGGCGATCGGGCGTTCACCGAGCAAGCGGAGGCGCTGGCCGCGCTGGAAACCGGCACCCTGTCCCTTAACGATTTGGGCGGGCGCCGGACGGCATCGCTTGCTGGGGGAAGTGCGCGTCTGCGAACGGCCGTCCGCGCCGCGCGAATAGCCTCCGAGGAATTCGCCGCGTGGATCCGTGCCGAAGCGCCACGACGGGCCGGGCCCTCGGGAGTCGGCAAGGAGAACTACAACTGGTACCTCAAGAACGTCCTGCTGAGCCCTTATGACTACGACCAGCAGGTCATGATCCTGCAGCGGGAGCTCGACCGTTCGCTCGCCTCATTGAGGCTCGAGGAAATTCGCAACCGCTCCGAGCGGCCAATACCGGAGATCAGCGATCCGGCCGCCTACAAACAAGTGGCCGAAGCGCGCGAGGAACGGCTTTACAGATTGCTGGTCGGAGCCGGGTTCATTGCGGACCGTCCTTACTACCGCAGCGCGCTGTTCGGTCAGCTCGGCGACTACACGCCGCCAGCGCAGCGCAACTTCTTCACCCACGTAACGGCGCTTGATCCGCTGCCGCTTTCCTCGCACCAATTCCATTGGATCGAGCTTGCGCGCCTGAAGTTCGAGCCGCACGCAAGTCCGATCCGCGCCACACCGCCGCTCTTCAACATCTACGCGGATCGATCCGAAGGTTTCGCGACCGCCATGGAGGAAATCCTCATGCAGGCGGGCCTCTACGACGATGAGCCACACGGGCGCGAACTTGTCTGGATCATGCTTGCAAACCGCGCCGCCCGAGGTCTTGCGTCGCTGCGCGTACAGAGCAACGAAATCAACCTGGCCGAAGCGGGCCGCTTCCACGCACAATGGACGCCGCGCGGATGGTCCGATCCGAACAGCCGCCTCGTTGGCTTCGAGCAGCTGCTTTACCTTCGCCAGCCCGGCTACGGCCCAAGCTACATCATCGGTAAGGTGCAGTTGGATGAGCTGATTGCGCTCCAGTCGCACGCTGCGGAAATGGAGCGGAGGCCCTTCAACCTCGGTCAGGCCATGCAGCGGATCATCGCCAGCGGCATTGTTCAGCCCGCGCTGATCAGAAGTGAGATCACCGAATCACGCTGA
- a CDS encoding methyl-accepting chemotaxis protein, which yields MLKYYLANTRIAVKVLTVLGLLGVISIVMAVMNAVSFNSIDNSYSLLVGHQLPATTHLVRANRFIVELVKDADFAVAAGNQGGSADDALAAIGAAHRDALSSIEKAVELDPVIAGRAGELRSAMDEIKRKAEAAVSLTRAGDSAGASKSLKSADAQLRQLSASMRDYNEARVKNTAAQSDALSASTRQLITTNLILTVLATLGGLVLAYWIVRQGVVVPVANMSRNMRRLVDGDRDFEVPCAQRKDEFGRMGEALLTFRDAAREQVHLQAAKDRCEADQQLVVATLSESLDRLAKGDLSTSVSAEFSGDYAALKTNFNEAVAQLRSLIGSVITSAEQLRTGSIEIAQASEDLARRTESNAASLEETAAGIGQMDGRLKATASAARDTVARADQTKVTVASGRSVADEAVQAMGRVSESAKGIDSVIEGLDKIAFQTRVLAMNAAVEAGRAGEAGRGFAVVADLVSALAMRAEEEAKRARDQLTVTQADVVTAVEAVEKVDGALQNISGDVEQVHSLLATIAADNQAQAGAITEINAAVGSMDQATQQNAAMVEETSAAARNLLAEVNALSEQASRFTTGTEAVAKPRNLPRAGKEGAYRSPVKALPAEAVAALKPPASAQDDWREF from the coding sequence ATGCTTAAATACTATTTGGCCAATACGCGTATCGCCGTGAAAGTCCTGACAGTCCTTGGGCTGCTGGGCGTCATTTCCATCGTCATGGCAGTGATGAATGCCGTGTCTTTCAACAGTATCGACAACAGCTATTCGCTTCTCGTCGGACATCAGCTCCCTGCGACCACCCATCTGGTTCGCGCCAACCGCTTCATCGTTGAGCTGGTGAAGGATGCGGATTTCGCCGTCGCGGCCGGCAATCAGGGGGGCAGTGCAGACGATGCCCTCGCCGCTATCGGAGCCGCGCATCGTGATGCGCTTTCCTCGATCGAAAAGGCGGTGGAGCTTGATCCGGTAATCGCCGGTCGTGCGGGCGAGCTTCGCAGCGCCATGGACGAGATCAAGCGAAAGGCCGAAGCCGCGGTGTCGCTGACACGCGCGGGCGATTCGGCCGGCGCCAGCAAGTCCCTCAAGAGTGCCGACGCGCAGCTTCGGCAGCTCAGTGCTTCCATGCGGGATTATAATGAAGCGCGGGTCAAGAACACGGCCGCTCAATCAGATGCGCTGAGCGCCAGCACGCGTCAGCTGATCACGACCAACCTCATCTTGACTGTGCTGGCGACCCTGGGCGGCCTTGTGTTGGCTTACTGGATCGTGCGTCAGGGCGTCGTCGTGCCCGTCGCCAACATGAGCCGGAACATGCGCCGGCTGGTCGATGGTGATCGCGATTTTGAGGTGCCGTGCGCCCAGCGCAAGGACGAGTTCGGCCGCATGGGCGAGGCACTGCTTACGTTTCGTGACGCCGCTCGCGAACAGGTTCATCTGCAGGCCGCGAAGGACCGCTGCGAGGCTGACCAACAGTTGGTTGTGGCCACGCTCAGCGAGAGCCTCGACCGTCTTGCAAAGGGTGATCTTTCAACCTCGGTGTCCGCGGAGTTCAGCGGCGACTATGCGGCGTTGAAGACCAACTTCAACGAAGCCGTCGCCCAGCTTCGGTCGCTGATCGGTTCGGTGATCACGTCGGCCGAGCAGCTGCGCACCGGTTCGATCGAGATTGCGCAGGCCAGTGAGGATCTGGCGCGGCGGACGGAGAGCAATGCCGCGAGCCTGGAGGAGACCGCGGCGGGCATCGGGCAGATGGACGGGCGCCTGAAAGCGACCGCCAGCGCGGCGCGCGACACGGTGGCGCGCGCCGACCAGACCAAGGTGACGGTGGCCAGCGGCCGCTCGGTCGCGGATGAAGCGGTGCAGGCGATGGGTCGGGTCAGCGAAAGCGCCAAGGGGATCGACAGCGTGATCGAGGGCCTCGACAAGATCGCCTTCCAGACGCGCGTGCTGGCGATGAACGCGGCGGTCGAGGCCGGCCGTGCCGGCGAGGCCGGACGCGGGTTCGCGGTGGTCGCGGACCTGGTCAGCGCGCTGGCCATGCGGGCCGAGGAGGAAGCCAAGCGGGCGCGTGACCAGCTCACCGTCACCCAGGCCGACGTGGTGACGGCGGTGGAAGCGGTGGAGAAGGTCGACGGCGCGTTGCAGAACATCTCGGGCGACGTCGAGCAGGTGCACAGCCTGCTGGCCACGATTGCCGCCGACAACCAGGCGCAGGCCGGCGCGATCACCGAGATAAACGCCGCGGTCGGCAGCATGGACCAGGCAACGCAGCAAAATGCGGCCATGGTGGAGGAAACTTCCGCCGCCGCCCGCAACCTCCTGGCCGAGGTCAACGCACTGTCCGAACAGGCGTCGCGGTTCACCACCGGCACGGAAGCTGTCGCCAAGCCGCGCAACCTGCCGCGGGCCGGCAAGGAGGGCGCCTACCGCTCGCCGGTCAAGGCGCTGCCTGCCGAAGCCGTCGCCGCACTCAAGCCGCCTGCATCAGCGCAGGACGACTGGCGCGAGTTCTAG
- a CDS encoding PilZ domain-containing protein: MPEPEEPLDPTTVHIGPVALDSEIRDISALGATLRGWLDVPLGAGLFMELGNGQRVEAVIAWRGEQDVGVRFTRPIDVMALITRQLVAQPADRRQMPRVEVRASAWLRKDERFLPATIRNISAGGLQIEGEELPAVHEPVQVFIEGLGVPPGEVIWRRDKVAGIRFERELGWQAILPWVKELHAGRKR, from the coding sequence GTGCCAGAACCCGAAGAGCCGCTCGACCCCACCACCGTGCACATTGGGCCGGTTGCCCTCGACTCCGAAATCCGCGATATTTCCGCCCTGGGCGCGACCCTGCGCGGCTGGCTCGACGTGCCGCTCGGCGCTGGCCTGTTCATGGAACTTGGCAATGGGCAACGGGTGGAGGCGGTGATCGCCTGGCGCGGCGAGCAGGACGTGGGCGTGCGCTTCACCCGGCCGATCGACGTGATGGCTCTGATCACCCGCCAGCTGGTCGCACAGCCGGCCGATCGCCGGCAGATGCCGCGCGTGGAAGTCCGGGCCAGCGCCTGGCTGCGCAAGGACGAACGGTTCCTTCCCGCCACCATCCGCAACATCTCGGCGGGCGGATTGCAGATCGAGGGCGAAGAACTGCCGGCGGTACATGAGCCCGTCCAGGTCTTCATCGAAGGGCTCGGCGTGCCGCCGGGCGAAGTTATCTGGCGCCGCGACAAGGTCGCAGGCATCCGCTTTGAACGCGAACTCGGCTGGCAGGCCATCCTGCCCTGGGTCAAGGAGCTGCACGCCGGTCGCAAGCGCTGA
- a CDS encoding DUF2721 domain-containing protein codes for MTSTPETARQVAQIIQLAVAPVFLLAGIGAFLNVCASRLARIVDRAREVTPKLLASRGGKHDGYVRDLRVLDRRMHMVSWAISVTVLSAVLVCAVVVLLFAASLVNLHVGTAIALMFIGSMVSLACGFFIFLVETRVAARALRIDRDILEHEPDKG; via the coding sequence ATGACCTCCACGCCCGAAACTGCCCGTCAGGTGGCACAGATCATCCAGCTGGCCGTCGCGCCGGTGTTCCTGCTGGCAGGCATCGGCGCCTTTCTGAACGTTTGCGCGTCCCGTCTCGCGCGGATCGTCGACCGAGCCCGCGAGGTAACGCCCAAGCTGCTGGCCAGCCGCGGCGGCAAGCATGACGGCTACGTTCGGGACCTGCGGGTGCTCGACCGGCGCATGCACATGGTGAGTTGGGCGATCAGCGTCACCGTCCTCTCGGCAGTGTTGGTCTGCGCCGTGGTCGTTCTGCTATTTGCGGCGTCCCTGGTGAACCTTCACGTGGGCACGGCCATCGCGCTGATGTTCATCGGCTCGATGGTAAGTCTCGCCTGCGGCTTCTTCATCTTCCTGGTGGAGACCCGCGTCGCTGCGCGAGCGCTCCGGATTGACCGCGACATTCTCGAGCATGAACCCGACAAAGGCTAA
- the glpX gene encoding class II fructose-bisphosphatase: MVSASSVLDRVLVLEMVRVTEAAAIAASKLIGRGDEKAADHAAVEAMRAALNELPMDGTVVIGEGERDEAPMLFIGEKVGSAQGSGPKIDIALDPLEGTTITAKAGPNALAVLAIAEQGGLLNAPDVYMQKLAIGPGYADDVIDLARSPTENVTSLARAKGVQPNEINACVLDRPRHEAVIAELRALGCGITLIPDGDVAGVIAVTDPDTTIDIYMGSGGAPEGVLAAAALRCVGGQIQGRLLFRNDDERGRAHRWGIDDLDRIYRLDDMAKGDCIFAATGVTDGSLLKGVKRRRSFISTESIVMRASSGTVRRVTGEHHKLA, translated from the coding sequence ATGGTTTCCGCCAGCAGCGTGCTCGACCGTGTGCTCGTGCTTGAGATGGTCAGGGTGACCGAGGCCGCCGCCATTGCCGCGAGCAAGCTCATCGGGCGCGGCGACGAAAAGGCCGCGGACCATGCCGCGGTTGAAGCCATGCGCGCCGCGTTGAACGAGCTGCCGATGGACGGGACGGTCGTGATCGGCGAGGGCGAGCGCGACGAAGCGCCGATGCTGTTTATCGGCGAAAAGGTCGGCTCCGCGCAGGGCAGCGGTCCCAAGATCGACATCGCGCTTGATCCGCTGGAAGGCACGACCATCACCGCCAAGGCCGGCCCGAACGCGCTCGCGGTGCTCGCCATCGCTGAGCAGGGCGGACTTCTGAACGCGCCCGACGTCTACATGCAGAAACTGGCCATCGGGCCCGGTTACGCAGACGACGTGATCGATCTTGCCCGCAGCCCGACCGAGAACGTCACCAGCCTGGCCCGGGCCAAGGGCGTGCAGCCGAACGAGATCAACGCCTGCGTCCTCGACCGGCCGCGCCACGAGGCGGTCATCGCCGAGCTTCGCGCGCTCGGCTGTGGCATCACGCTCATCCCAGACGGTGACGTCGCCGGGGTGATCGCGGTGACCGATCCCGACACGACCATCGACATCTACATGGGCTCGGGCGGTGCGCCGGAGGGCGTGCTGGCGGCCGCCGCGCTGCGCTGCGTCGGCGGGCAGATCCAGGGCAGGCTTCTGTTCCGCAACGACGACGAGCGTGGCCGGGCCCACCGCTGGGGCATCGACGACCTCGACCGCATCTATCGGCTCGACGACATGGCCAAGGGCGATTGCATCTTCGCGGCGACGGGTGTGACGGACGGATCGCTGCTGAAGGGCGTGAAGCGGCGCCGCAGCTTCATTTCGACGGAAAGCATCGTCATGCGGGCGAGCAGCGGCACCGTCCGCCGCGTGACCGGCGAGCATCACAAGCTCGCCTGA